AACAGAAATATCGTGCCACGCCCAAGGTGCGTTTCACTATTTCCCGGATGTTGGCACCGTCATTGACATCGGCGGGCAGGATTCCAAGGCCATTCGTATCGGTCGCGGCGGCCGTGTGCTTGACTTTGCCATGAACGACAAATGCGCCGCGGGAACGGGGCGTTTTTTAGAGGTAATGGCCGGTGCGCTGGATGTGCCGCTTGAAGAGATGGACGGCCTGGCCTTTGAAGCGACTGCCGAGATTACTATATCGTCCACCTGCACCGTCTTTGCCGAAAGCGAGGTCGTTAGTCTGATCAGCCAGGGCCGCAAGCCGCCTGATATTGCTTCCGCCATCTGCCGGGCCATTGCCCATCGCACGTCCGGCCTGGTGACGCGAGTCGGCGTGGCCGATACCGTGGTCATGACCGGCGGCGTGGCCAAAAACAAGGCGGTAGTCAAGATGTTATCCGAGAAGATCGGCCGTCCCATCAAGATACCCGAAGAGCCGCAGATCATCGGGGCGTTGGGCGCTGCCATCTTTGCCCGGGAGGGAAATGGTAATTGACGATTAAGGCCGACCGGAAGTTTTATCACCGGCTGTCTCCGGATTGCACTCTGAAGCTTTTAACAGGGTCGCCTGCGGACATTGGACACTGCTGGGACCAAAAACGGCTGACAAGGGAGGTGGCAGACTATGAACCCTGACGACTTGGTGATATTTGCTGGAAGCGGAAGTAAGCAACTTACGGTCCGAATCTGCGAGTACCTCAAAATCAAACCTGGGAACAGCGAGGTACTGCAGTTCTCAGAAGGAAATACCTTTGTAAGGGTCTTAGAAAACGTTCGAGGACGGCAGGTCTATCTGATTCAATCTACCGTCTTCCCGGCTAATGACAATTTCATGGAGCTGTTGTTCTGGATTGACGCTCTGAATCGTGCCAGTGCGGAATCGGTAACAGCGATTATCCCTTATTTCAGTTATGGAAAAGGGGATAAGAAGGATGAACCCCGGGTGTCCATCCGAGCCCGGGTCTGTGCGGATGCCATTGAAGTAGCCGGCGCTGACCGGATTGTAACCATGGACCTTCATGCGCCTCAGATACAAGGATTCTTCCGCATCCCGGTGGACAATCTTTACGCACTGCCAGCGTTGTGTGCTCGTATCCAGGCCATGCGCCTCGAAGACTGCATCATTGTTTCTCCTGACTCCGGTTTCGCCAAGCAAGCCAGGAAATATGCCTTATACCTCGGAACGCCGGTCGCCATCGCGGACAAGCAGCGTGTATCGCATGAGGAGAAGGCTGAGGTTCTGGAGATCATCGGTGACGTGCGTGGCAAGACTGCGGTGGTGGTGGATGATTTCACGATATCAGGCCGGACTCTCGCGGACGTGTCAGTGAAGCTGGTTGAGCGGGGTGCCGCCCAGGTGTACGCCATGGTTACTCATGGCGTTTTAACCGAGGGTTCTATTGAAAGAATTGACGCCAGCCCGATTGAAAAGCTTCTTATTACGGATACCGTTGAAAATCAACCTGTCAGGTTTTCGGACGTGATAGAGATAGTGCCAGTCGCTCCCCTCTTTGGTGAAGCCATTAAAAGAATTCATAAGCGGGAGAGTATCAGTGCCATGTTTCCAGAGTAAATATCTGTCATAATTTTAAGGAAGATTGCGGACAGTTCGTTTATATAGTATGCTAAACTCTAGCTTAAAAATGATCAAAGGAGCTTGCTCAAAAGAGCGCTATATCCCGACATCAGGAGGACATGGATGGCTGAGAGTTTTGTAAGCCCAACCCTTTATTTTCAAAAAACCGGCCATAAAAACACGGAAGCTGTTATGGAGCATGCAAGCAAGCGTGCCAGGGAACTGGGTCTGAAAAAAGTCCTGATTGCCTCAAATACCGGCTTCACCACCGAGGTTGCCCTTAAATATTTCGACCTCAAGGAATTTACCATCATCAACGTCACTCACGTCACAGGCTTTTCTGAACCCGATCACCAGGAAATGCCCGAAGAGGTCCGAGCCAGGCTGGAAAGCCGTGGAATCGAGGTCCTGACCGCAGGGCACGCCTTTGGCGGGGTTGGCCGAGGCATAAGACAGAAGCTGGGCGCCTTTCAGGTGGATGAAATTATGGCTTACACCTTAAGGATGCTTGGCCAGGGGGTCAAGGTTGGTGTTGAGATGGCTTACATGGCTGCTGACCGAGGTATTGTCCGCACCGACGAGGACGTCCTGACCATCGCTGGCACGGCCAGAGGGGCGGATACAGCCATGGTGATCAAGCCGGCTAACTCCCACCGGTCTCTGGAACTGAAGGTCAGAGAGATTATTGCCAAGCCATGGAGTCCATAAATGGGTCCAAACCTAATATACCTTGGCTTGTTAAACTGGAGGAACGGCTTAAGATAAAATGGCCATAAAAAGATACAGCGCCTTGGTCTTAATTTTTTTGAGCTCCCTGTGGTTTTACTCTTGTGCCACCACCTATCCTCTGGTGGTTCAAACAACCCTGCACACCGCCGATTCTCTGAAGGATTATTGTCAAAGAAACGGCATTGATTCCCCGAAAACAAAAAAGGCCTATGACTTCTTGATAGCCGGGAGGGAAAAGCTCAAGGCGGACGAAGAGGAGGAGGCTTACAGGTATTTTGATCTGGTAGTGCTGACGTACCGGCTGGCCATCGCGGAACAGGAATATAAGCTGAGCCAGGAACACCTGAAACAGGCTGAGGCGGCATTGGATAAGGCCCAGGAAGAACTGGATGCCTTTCGGAAGGTATTGAAGGAATTGAAACTGCCCATGATCGAGTCTAATATATAATCTATGGCTTTTACTTCAGGATGAGTCGGCGATGCGACGGTTGATCATTGTTTTAACGCTTATCCCTGCGATTTTTATCTTTTCAAGTCTGGAGGTTCAAGCAGAGGAGAATAATCCCCTTTTGTCTGAACTGGCGGCTCTGGAGAACCTCAAGGCCAGGCTTGAAGAGGCATCCCGGACCTTGCCTCAGGAAGATTCAAAATCCATGGATTCCGTTGCTCAGGCCCTCGCCAGGATCGAGGCGACTAAAAAGTTTCTGGCTAAAAAGCCCAAGAGCAAGAAGGCCCGGGACATGCTGGCCGCCTGCTCCCTGCTCACTGACACGGCGATTCTTCAGGTCAAAACAAAGATCAATGAGTACAGGATTCTTGAATTGCAAAAACAAAGAGAATCCGTGCACCAGGAGCTCAAAAGCACCTTTGAGAAGATAAAGCAAACTCAAGAGAAAATAAGCCGGATCGAGCGGGGTCATGTTTCTAAGTTCAGGGATGATCTGGCTAAAGAAAGACGTAAGGCCGAGGAGCAATGGGAAGAGGCCAAATTGAGGTTCAGTGAACTGCAGAGCGAATTGATACAGGTCCAAAATGAGGCGCGTCGAACCGTTATCACCGTTTCTGATCTCCTTTTTGGCTTCGATAAATACGATTTAACTAGCGAGCTCAAGATCAGTCTAGCCAGAATTGCAGGAATCCTGTCAGTCTTTCGTGAACTGAATATCAGGGTCGAGGGCCATACCGACAACCGGGGGACAAAAGAGTATAACCAGGAGCTTTCTGAAAAACGCGCCCATAATGTCATGGATTTCTTGATTGCTCAAGGAATCAATCCAGCACGCCTCACCGCGGCTGGCTATTACTTCAGCCGACCCGTAACCAGCAATGATACTCCAGAAGGCAGACAAAAAAACCGGAGGGTCGAGCTGGTGATACAGGAAAATAAACAGAAATAAACATCTAAGCTGATAAACGACAAGCTCGGGTCAAGAGAAGAATAACCGGAAAAAAACAGCCTGGCCTCTACCTTGTTTTGCTCCTTGTCCCAAGGGATAACACCACCACGACAGCTATAAAGAAAACCGAAATAAGCAGGACATCCTGAAAGGCGGACGATATGGCTTGCTGGTTGGCCGCAGCTGCCTCAAGACCCTGCTGGCTCAGCTCGTTTATATGGATAATCTTTCGCGCGGAGTAAACAGTTCCGGCCAGGGCCGTTCCCACCGCAATTCCTACCGACCGCTGGGTAGCAATCAAGGCAGAGGCGGTACCAAGACGTTCCTTTGTGACCGCTCCCATAATGGTGCTGTTGTTTGGGGATTGAAATAAGCCCATGCCAAGTCCGAGTATGACCAGAACGGGAACAATACCCATAATCTGCGTTTGAAGATCAAAGCCGCGCATGAGTATAAAGGCGATGGTGGTCACCAGCGCCCCCATGGTCGAAAACCAGACCGATCCGAAGCGGTCGGAAAGCCAGCCGCTGATTGGCCCGACGAATATGGAGGTCATGGAAACTGCGGCCAGAATGAGCCCGGCCTTGGCCGGGACGAGTCCAATCCCCTGGATCAGATAAAAAGGCATCACCAGGATGTAAGCGGGGTAGGCCATGAAGGTCAGGAAAAGGCCCCATATTGCACTTGAGAAGACACGGTTTGTAAAGAGGGATAGATCAACTATCGGATTAGAGGCGCGCCGTTCAATGAGTACAAAGGAAAAAAGGGAAAGGATGCCCAGCCCGATCAAAAGGGGAACTAGAAGAGATTTGGCGCCAAAACGATTGATCGTACTGACCCCGAAGATGATCAAGGCCAGTCCGGCTGAGGAACTCAGTATTCCTAACAGATCAAACTCTATCTTGCCAGCTTTCACCTGGTCCTTTTTAAGGAAGGTCATGGCCATAAAAACTGTCAGAAGTCCTACTGGCACCCGCATGTAAAAGATGGACCGCCAGTGGAGCCATTCCAGTAGCAAGCCGCCGAGAATGGGACCCAGGATGAATCCAGCCGAGACCGAAATGCCCAATAGGCCAAGGCCCTGTCCTCTTTCCTCTGGAGGGAAGGACTCTGCCACAATGGCTGTCCCGCAAGAGATGGCCATAGCCGAACCGACCGCCTGCAAAACCCGGAAGATAATCAACTGGGCGATATTCTGGGATAGAGAACAAAGAATCAGGCCAATTGTAAAAATGACCATACCTGTCCCATATATCTTTTTTCTGCCTATCTGGTCACCAACTCTGCCTAAAAACAACAGCAGGCTTGTACTGACGAGAGTATAGGCCAGGGTGACCCACATGACCGTGGTCAGCTCCGTGTTTAACACCCTGGTCAAGATTGGAAAGGAGATGTTGACGATACTGACATCCATGGTGCCCATGAAGGTACCAAGAGCCACAGTGGCTAAGGCTTTCCACTTATAAGAGGTCATATTGGTCTTTTTCAAAAACTGAATCGTTTCGGTCTGATGGTCTGGCTATTTTACCCTTCTAAGGATGCGGGTCCAAGCAGGGTTATGCCTGAAAATAAACAGGCGTTGAACATAACAAACCAGACGGAAGAAAGTCAAATTATACAGCTTTTATACTATCATGGTTGGAACAGATTAACATGCAAGGTCACGGCCTCCTTGACAGGGTATTCCCTTGTTCCCTATAATTCCTCGGTGGAGAAGGAGGTTTTGCCAATTCAACGCATGCGATATATAAAACCTGGATGGGACCCTCTAAACTGGCATCCGGTCTCGCTTCAAGCGAACCTGACCGGGGCGAGATTTATGGGACGAAGTGATCAACCCTTACTCCTTGAAGGCCGCTTTTTTCAAGGCTCCGCCATTATCCTGAACTGGTTGAGGAGACAATGAGCACTGTATTGGAAGCCGAAAGGGGCCAGGAGACACTCTCACCCTTCGAGCCTCTGGCCATCAAGGCTCGCTACAAGCCGCCCCGGGCTGCGATTGACCCTGACCGGTCCAAGGGCTGGATTAAGCGCATTCTACCCATTGTACTGGCTCACAGGGGCATCTTTGGGATTGCCCTTTTCAGCGCCTTCATTGCCCTCCTGATCCAGATCACCATACCGCGT
This genomic window from Deltaproteobacteria bacterium contains:
- a CDS encoding 2-hydroxyglutaryl-CoA dehydratase, whose translation is MSYFGGIDVGSLTAEAVLIDEALNVAGYAILPTGNDSQKAGSEVYQAALHQANVRKPDVTDIVSTGYSRARVQEAQVSKTEISCHAQGAFHYFPDVGTVIDIGGQDSKAIRIGRGGRVLDFAMNDKCAAGTGRFLEVMAGALDVPLEEMDGLAFEATAEITISSTCTVFAESEVVSLISQGRKPPDIASAICRAIAHRTSGLVTRVGVADTVVMTGGVAKNKAVVKMLSEKIGRPIKIPEEPQIIGALGAAIFAREGNGN
- a CDS encoding ribose-phosphate diphosphokinase; its protein translation is MNPDDLVIFAGSGSKQLTVRICEYLKIKPGNSEVLQFSEGNTFVRVLENVRGRQVYLIQSTVFPANDNFMELLFWIDALNRASAESVTAIIPYFSYGKGDKKDEPRVSIRARVCADAIEVAGADRIVTMDLHAPQIQGFFRIPVDNLYALPALCARIQAMRLEDCIIVSPDSGFAKQARKYALYLGTPVAIADKQRVSHEEKAEVLEIIGDVRGKTAVVVDDFTISGRTLADVSVKLVERGAAQVYAMVTHGVLTEGSIERIDASPIEKLLITDTVENQPVRFSDVIEIVPVAPLFGEAIKRIHKRESISAMFPE
- a CDS encoding OmpA family protein, whose amino-acid sequence is MRRLIIVLTLIPAIFIFSSLEVQAEENNPLLSELAALENLKARLEEASRTLPQEDSKSMDSVAQALARIEATKKFLAKKPKSKKARDMLAACSLLTDTAILQVKTKINEYRILELQKQRESVHQELKSTFEKIKQTQEKISRIERGHVSKFRDDLAKERRKAEEQWEEAKLRFSELQSELIQVQNEARRTVITVSDLLFGFDKYDLTSELKISLARIAGILSVFRELNIRVEGHTDNRGTKEYNQELSEKRAHNVMDFLIAQGINPARLTAAGYYFSRPVTSNDTPEGRQKNRRVELVIQENKQK
- a CDS encoding MFS transporter codes for the protein MTSYKWKALATVALGTFMGTMDVSIVNISFPILTRVLNTELTTVMWVTLAYTLVSTSLLLFLGRVGDQIGRKKIYGTGMVIFTIGLILCSLSQNIAQLIIFRVLQAVGSAMAISCGTAIVAESFPPEERGQGLGLLGISVSAGFILGPILGGLLLEWLHWRSIFYMRVPVGLLTVFMAMTFLKKDQVKAGKIEFDLLGILSSSAGLALIIFGVSTINRFGAKSLLVPLLIGLGILSLFSFVLIERRASNPIVDLSLFTNRVFSSAIWGLFLTFMAYPAYILVMPFYLIQGIGLVPAKAGLILAAVSMTSIFVGPISGWLSDRFGSVWFSTMGALVTTIAFILMRGFDLQTQIMGIVPVLVILGLGMGLFQSPNNSTIMGAVTKERLGTASALIATQRSVGIAVGTALAGTVYSARKIIHINELSQQGLEAAAANQQAISSAFQDVLLISVFFIAVVVVLSLGTRSKTR